In Vreelandella piezotolerans, one genomic interval encodes:
- a CDS encoding DUF1499 domain-containing protein → MVGRRNQRHYSRWPKAFAWLSVLALVAAALLMAGAGPAYRWQWVGLGEAFNLLRNGVYAATAAVALSVLVLLISAFTRRGGTAIVAIGVLMLTAALLYMPWQQWQRAQQAPVIHDITTDTQNPPAFAALREAREAAPNEVDYPGEATAEQQQAAYPNVRPLVVDAPAATVLAAVQAEVEAAGWNIAEITPTGLEATAVTRWFGFEDDVVIRLTEQGNRTRVDMRSASRLGASDVGTNAQRIETFMSALRERLE, encoded by the coding sequence ATGGTCGGTAGACGCAATCAGCGACATTACAGCCGCTGGCCTAAAGCCTTTGCCTGGCTAAGCGTGCTGGCGCTCGTGGCGGCAGCGCTATTAATGGCAGGGGCTGGCCCCGCCTATCGCTGGCAGTGGGTCGGCTTAGGAGAGGCCTTCAACCTGCTACGTAATGGTGTCTATGCAGCCACGGCGGCAGTGGCGCTGAGCGTGTTGGTGCTACTCATCAGCGCATTCACTCGGCGGGGCGGCACGGCGATCGTGGCCATTGGCGTGCTCATGCTCACCGCAGCCCTACTCTACATGCCCTGGCAACAGTGGCAGCGCGCTCAGCAGGCGCCGGTCATCCATGACATCACCACCGATACCCAAAACCCGCCAGCGTTCGCTGCCCTGCGGGAGGCCCGCGAAGCCGCCCCCAACGAAGTAGACTACCCAGGCGAGGCGACCGCCGAGCAGCAGCAAGCGGCCTACCCGAACGTTCGCCCCTTGGTCGTCGATGCCCCTGCCGCCACCGTACTGGCTGCAGTGCAGGCCGAAGTAGAGGCCGCCGGTTGGAACATTGCCGAGATTACCCCTACCGGTTTGGAAGCCACCGCCGTGACGCGCTGGTTTGGGTTCGAAGATGACGTGGTCATTCGGCTGACCGAGCAGGGCAACCGCACTAGGGTGGACATGCGCTCGGCTTCGCGGCTGGGGGCCAGCGATGTAGGCACCAATGCGCAGCGTATCGAGACGTTTATGAGCGCGCTGCGCGAGCGGCTGGAGTAA
- a CDS encoding ribbon-helix-helix domain-containing protein, translating into MCKLFIDADPDLWRSATHSLRIDGMVTSVRMENYFWRLLEEIAQRDGMNTAQMITRLYHESIDADHDLGNFTSFLRVCALRYQALQLSGDIPANVAVPIGELDAQQILSRESTLHKDVLNKKHVH; encoded by the coding sequence ATGTGCAAACTGTTTATCGATGCGGACCCTGACCTATGGCGCAGCGCCACCCACTCGCTGCGCATCGATGGTATGGTGACCAGCGTGCGGATGGAAAATTATTTCTGGCGACTGCTGGAAGAGATCGCGCAGCGCGACGGAATGAACACCGCACAGATGATCACTCGGCTATATCACGAGTCGATCGATGCGGACCATGACCTGGGGAATTTCACCTCGTTCTTGAGGGTCTGCGCGCTGCGTTACCAGGCGCTACAGCTTAGCGGCGATATTCCCGCCAACGTAGCCGTGCCCATCGGTGAGCTGGACGCCCAGCAGATTCTTTCCCGTGAAAGCACGCTGCATAAAGACGTCCTCAACAAAAAGCACGTTCACTAG
- a CDS encoding DJ-1/PfpI family protein: MSSKRILMITGDFTEDYETMVPFQALMAVGHRVDAVCPGKASGDTVATAIHDFEGDQTYTEKPGHRFALNADFASVDPADYDALVVPGGRAPEYLRLNQEVLAMVTHFFDAQKPVAAICHGAQLLAAAKVLEGKRCSAYPACQPEVELAGGQFADIEVTDAVTDGNLVTAPAWPAHPAWLAQFMALLDQ, translated from the coding sequence ATGAGCAGCAAGCGTATTCTAATGATCACCGGTGATTTTACCGAAGATTACGAAACCATGGTGCCCTTCCAAGCGCTGATGGCGGTAGGTCACCGTGTCGATGCGGTTTGCCCCGGCAAAGCCTCGGGAGATACCGTGGCCACCGCCATTCACGATTTCGAAGGCGACCAGACGTACACCGAGAAGCCGGGCCACCGCTTTGCGCTGAATGCGGATTTCGCCAGCGTCGACCCTGCCGATTACGACGCCCTGGTGGTGCCCGGTGGCCGAGCGCCAGAGTACCTGCGGCTGAACCAAGAAGTGTTAGCGATGGTGACGCACTTCTTCGATGCCCAGAAACCGGTGGCGGCGATTTGTCATGGCGCCCAACTGCTGGCCGCGGCCAAGGTGCTGGAGGGAAAACGGTGCTCGGCGTACCCTGCTTGTCAACCTGAGGTCGAGTTGGCAGGCGGGCAGTTCGCGGACATAGAGGTCACCGACGCGGTGACCGATGGCAACCTGGTCACCGCACCCGCATGGCCTGCCCATCCTGCTTGGCTGGCGCAGTTCATGGCGTTACTCGATCAGTAG
- a CDS encoding SDR family oxidoreductase — protein MTTLVIGANGQIGKQFCALAKEAGTPIKAMIRNEEQATWFQERGIRTVVGDLEGEMEHAFEGCDQVVFTAGSGPHTGPDKTLLIDLFGAIRAADIASQKGLSRYIMVSAMRAEKPLEAPEKMRPYMAAKFAADAHLRHSDVSHVIVKPGRLTDEAPTLKFASSVDEAGDNQISRANVAYALLRVVQTPGLVNRDITLLDGKRPVDALL, from the coding sequence ATGACGACCTTAGTGATTGGTGCCAATGGTCAGATCGGTAAACAGTTCTGTGCATTAGCCAAAGAGGCAGGCACGCCCATTAAAGCCATGATTCGTAACGAAGAGCAGGCCACTTGGTTCCAAGAACGGGGAATTCGTACCGTCGTGGGCGATTTAGAAGGCGAGATGGAGCACGCCTTCGAAGGATGCGATCAAGTCGTTTTTACCGCCGGTTCTGGCCCACACACAGGCCCTGACAAAACGCTATTGATCGATCTATTTGGCGCGATTCGTGCGGCCGATATTGCCAGCCAGAAGGGGCTCTCGCGCTATATCATGGTCAGCGCCATGCGGGCAGAAAAGCCGCTGGAGGCGCCTGAAAAAATGCGCCCCTATATGGCGGCCAAGTTCGCCGCCGATGCCCACCTGCGCCACAGTGACGTTTCCCATGTCATCGTCAAGCCTGGCCGTCTTACCGACGAAGCGCCGACCCTCAAGTTCGCTAGCAGCGTGGACGAAGCGGGCGATAACCAAATTTCCCGGGCCAACGTGGCCTATGCACTGCTGCGCGTGGTGCAAACCCCTGGTCTCGTCAATCGAGACATCACGTTGTTGGACGGCAAGCGCCCCGTCGACGCGCTTCTGTAA
- a CDS encoding methyl-accepting chemotaxis protein, producing MKKTISIRAMLISLFVAAVLGSIVLAGTGWMTNQRLINVQHFVADEVLPLQDASRSMVLTMGAFGQRHADLLAAGNLQALEEVTPRSELTARYGQARTGLARIEQTNAATQLAALDSQYQELMAGDEALENVRRDALSLQAQMAEQIAQMQAAITNVMRSAEDIAGRTALAQVREERRQRELMEAWREEGTTTLPTQLLDSMFSARVDIGRLSGNARMAVATLSDLGRQMMQVESIDALVNLRSNEISQQVALARQSLAAIAEAPSTTVEQRVLIGELDEVIVELNGLMVEDADSVYALRQQQLDLGAQVQAALANVAAATREMRSALSDIEAYTVAQAASASEEAETLANAGRTLLVLVTLGVIVVLAIFGWRTLVRVLGPLVAMRRQMESISGAAGENADLSMRLALQRDDEVGQAAQAFNRMMDTFEGMVSQIRESAEAIAASSRQIASGNENLSQRTDQQAASLAETASSLEQITATVKQTADYADQAKGASNSVDDRARSAGDVAKRTTAAMSDIRQASEKITSIIKAIDDIAFQTNLLALNASVEAARAGEQGRGFAVVAQEVRKLAGRSAEEAAQIRHLVDDSVQKVSEGEQLVNASSHHLQDIVDSLSEVTRYVTEIADATKEQSAGIDQINQAISQLDQVTHQNARLVQEASSASHTLDERAGDMHTLVSRFHVSHGVGQPAALPSQPEHHSLT from the coding sequence ATGAAAAAAACCATAAGTATCCGCGCGATGCTCATTAGCCTCTTTGTCGCCGCCGTGCTGGGCAGCATCGTGTTGGCCGGCACTGGGTGGATGACCAACCAGCGGCTGATCAACGTTCAGCACTTCGTGGCCGATGAGGTGCTGCCGCTGCAAGATGCGAGCCGCAGCATGGTATTGACCATGGGTGCCTTTGGCCAGCGACATGCCGATCTACTCGCCGCTGGTAATCTCCAAGCGTTGGAAGAAGTCACGCCGCGCAGCGAGTTGACAGCACGCTATGGCCAAGCCCGCACGGGGCTTGCGCGTATCGAGCAGACCAATGCCGCAACGCAGCTCGCTGCACTGGATAGCCAGTACCAAGAGCTAATGGCTGGCGACGAGGCGTTGGAAAACGTGCGGCGCGATGCGCTGAGCCTGCAGGCCCAAATGGCCGAGCAGATTGCTCAAATGCAGGCGGCCATCACTAACGTCATGCGCAGTGCCGAAGACATCGCCGGACGTACCGCTCTGGCTCAGGTGCGCGAAGAGCGTCGGCAGCGCGAACTCATGGAAGCATGGCGGGAAGAGGGCACCACCACGCTGCCGACTCAACTGTTGGATAGCATGTTCTCTGCTCGTGTCGATATCGGTCGTCTGAGCGGCAACGCCCGTATGGCCGTTGCCACGCTGTCCGATCTGGGGCGACAAATGATGCAGGTGGAGAGCATCGATGCGTTGGTCAATCTGCGTAGCAACGAAATTTCCCAACAGGTGGCGCTGGCACGACAGTCTTTGGCGGCCATTGCCGAGGCCCCCAGCACGACCGTAGAGCAGCGCGTGCTCATTGGCGAACTCGATGAGGTCATCGTCGAGCTGAACGGGTTGATGGTGGAAGATGCCGATTCGGTCTACGCGCTACGCCAGCAGCAACTGGATCTGGGTGCTCAAGTGCAAGCGGCGTTGGCGAACGTGGCGGCGGCAACACGTGAGATGCGCTCAGCGCTAAGCGATATCGAAGCCTACACCGTCGCCCAGGCGGCAAGCGCCAGTGAAGAGGCCGAGACGTTGGCGAATGCGGGCCGTACGCTGCTGGTGTTGGTCACCTTGGGCGTGATCGTCGTACTGGCCATCTTTGGCTGGCGCACATTGGTACGCGTACTGGGGCCGCTGGTGGCCATGCGTCGTCAGATGGAGAGCATCAGCGGTGCCGCCGGTGAAAATGCCGACCTTTCCATGCGGCTGGCGCTGCAGCGTGATGACGAAGTCGGTCAAGCTGCCCAAGCGTTCAACCGTATGATGGACACCTTCGAAGGCATGGTGTCTCAGATCCGTGAAAGCGCCGAGGCGATTGCCGCAAGCAGCCGCCAGATCGCCTCCGGTAATGAAAACCTCTCTCAGCGTACTGACCAACAGGCGGCATCGCTGGCAGAGACGGCTTCCAGCCTCGAGCAGATTACCGCCACCGTCAAGCAGACCGCCGACTATGCCGATCAGGCCAAGGGCGCGAGCAACAGCGTGGATGACCGCGCGCGCTCGGCGGGTGATGTCGCCAAACGCACGACGGCGGCCATGAGTGACATTCGTCAAGCGAGTGAAAAAATCACCTCCATCATCAAAGCCATCGACGATATTGCCTTCCAGACTAACTTGCTGGCACTGAACGCCTCGGTGGAAGCAGCCCGAGCGGGTGAACAAGGACGAGGCTTTGCCGTGGTCGCTCAAGAAGTGCGTAAGCTGGCAGGGCGCAGTGCAGAAGAGGCCGCGCAAATTCGCCACTTGGTAGACGACAGCGTACAAAAAGTAAGCGAAGGCGAGCAGTTAGTAAACGCATCGAGCCATCATTTGCAGGATATTGTCGATAGCCTCTCCGAGGTAACTCGTTACGTCACGGAGATTGCAGACGCGACGAAAGAGCAGTCGGCCGGTATCGATCAGATCAACCAGGCCATTTCACAGTTGGATCAAGTAACGCATCAAAACGCACGCTTGGTGCAAGAGGCCTCCAGCGCTAGCCATACGTTGGATGAACGCGCAGGCGATATGCATACCTTGGTAAGCCGGTTTCACGTTAGTCATGGCGTTGGCCAACCGGCCGCGCTGCCAAGCCAGCCCGAGCACCATAGCCTGACTTAG
- a CDS encoding ABC transporter substrate-binding protein, with the protein MRRITTWLMAAGLVAAPLAHAALEVGMVAPASGGAAPLGIGMQQGIDTYFAKLNSEGGINGQTISLTTFDDQYSPLQAAKYTRELVGNDRLLAAIGNVGTPTAAVTIPIYNQQKTLLFGAFTGAGILRRSPPDRYVINYRASYVQETAAMIDGLLAAGIEPEEIAFFTQNDSFGDAGYNGAIRALNAQGVLNTSQLVHGRFTRGTRNVHQGLASILQAPVTPKAVIIVGTFGPAADFIREARQDLPDALFLNVSFVGSQALLEALGPQAEGVIVTQVVPPLDADLPAVEEYRQALAEYAPDATPDFISLEGYLAAKLFAEGLKAAGNNPDREAVVNGLLSLGSIDIGVGEPLTLGPNDHQASDAVWPTIIRNGQFEPVDWNSLAR; encoded by the coding sequence ATGCGTCGAATCACAACATGGCTAATGGCGGCGGGGCTTGTGGCTGCTCCGCTGGCTCATGCCGCACTCGAAGTCGGCATGGTGGCGCCCGCAAGCGGCGGTGCTGCTCCTCTGGGCATTGGTATGCAGCAGGGCATCGACACCTACTTTGCCAAGCTCAATAGTGAAGGCGGTATCAACGGTCAAACGATCAGCCTCACGACGTTCGATGATCAATACTCGCCGCTGCAGGCAGCCAAGTACACCCGCGAGCTAGTGGGTAACGATCGCCTGCTTGCCGCGATTGGCAATGTAGGAACGCCTACGGCAGCGGTCACTATCCCGATCTATAATCAGCAAAAGACGCTGCTATTTGGGGCATTCACCGGGGCGGGAATTCTGCGCCGCTCACCGCCCGATCGTTATGTCATCAACTACCGTGCCAGCTACGTTCAAGAAACGGCAGCAATGATCGATGGCCTTCTTGCGGCTGGTATAGAGCCCGAAGAGATCGCATTTTTTACCCAAAACGACAGTTTTGGCGACGCGGGCTATAACGGCGCAATTCGCGCGCTCAATGCCCAAGGCGTCTTGAATACCTCCCAACTGGTTCATGGTCGTTTCACCCGCGGAACGCGTAACGTTCATCAAGGGCTTGCCAGTATTCTTCAGGCACCGGTCACACCCAAGGCAGTGATCATCGTCGGCACCTTTGGCCCGGCCGCTGACTTCATTCGTGAAGCGCGACAAGACCTGCCCGATGCGCTGTTTCTAAATGTCTCATTCGTCGGTAGCCAGGCGCTGCTAGAGGCGCTTGGCCCGCAGGCGGAGGGGGTCATCGTGACGCAAGTGGTACCGCCGTTGGATGCCGATCTGCCGGCCGTCGAAGAGTATCGTCAGGCGTTGGCTGAGTACGCCCCCGACGCCACCCCCGACTTTATTTCCCTTGAAGGCTACCTAGCCGCCAAGCTGTTTGCCGAAGGCCTCAAGGCGGCGGGTAATAACCCTGATCGAGAAGCGGTGGTCAATGGCCTTTTGAGCCTGGGCAGTATCGATATCGGCGTTGGCGAACCGCTCACATTGGGCCCGAACGACCATCAAGCCAGCGATGCCGTCTGGCCTACCATTATCCGAAATGGCCAGTTCGAGCCGGTGGATTGGAACAGCCTAGCCCGCTAG
- a CDS encoding flavin reductase family protein — MNTLLTESSLSAGSLYRLLSGCVCPRPIAWVATQDKQRNANLAPFSFFNVASIDPPILAFSPLLDGSAQPKDTLRNLAEVQECVVHVGTEGLVDALNTTSASLPRHEDEFTLAGLEKSTMPGVSVPRIAAAPVAFGCTLLEVKRFGDRPLAGSLVLAQIVSIHIDDTLWDGRHVDMAALQPIGRLAGSDYVRITDRFAIERPA; from the coding sequence ATGAATACTCTATTGACCGAGTCGTCGCTCAGTGCAGGTAGTCTCTACCGGCTGCTATCGGGCTGCGTTTGCCCACGACCGATTGCCTGGGTGGCTACTCAGGACAAGCAGCGGAACGCCAACCTAGCGCCATTCTCGTTTTTCAACGTGGCCAGCATCGACCCGCCCATTTTAGCATTTTCGCCGCTGTTGGATGGTAGCGCCCAACCCAAAGACACGCTGCGAAATTTGGCAGAAGTCCAAGAGTGCGTGGTACATGTCGGCACCGAAGGGTTGGTCGATGCGCTCAATACCACGAGCGCCAGCCTGCCAAGACACGAAGACGAGTTCACGCTGGCGGGGCTGGAAAAGTCCACCATGCCGGGGGTGAGCGTGCCACGCATCGCAGCGGCCCCGGTGGCATTTGGCTGTACACTGTTGGAAGTGAAGCGTTTTGGCGATCGGCCGCTAGCGGGTAGCCTAGTGTTGGCGCAAATCGTGTCGATTCATATCGACGATACGCTGTGGGACGGTCGTCACGTGGATATGGCCGCGCTGCAACCGATCGGCCGCTTGGCGGGGAGTGACTACGTGCGCATCACTGACCGCTTCGCCATCGAGCGGCCTGCTTAA
- the arfB gene encoding alternative ribosome rescue aminoacyl-tRNA hydrolase ArfB, with protein MLTITNSVSLADWEIDISQIRAQGAGGQNVNKVASAVHLRFDIQRSTLPPVYKERLMALSDQRISKEGVVIIKAQSYRTLELNKEDALNRLEALIKSVAKQPKTRRPTKPTKASQRRRVDHKTRKGKLKSLRGKVPASER; from the coding sequence ATGCTCACTATTACCAATAGCGTTAGCTTGGCCGACTGGGAAATCGACATTAGCCAAATTCGCGCACAGGGGGCAGGCGGTCAGAATGTCAATAAAGTCGCGTCTGCGGTGCATTTACGTTTCGACATTCAGCGTTCGACGCTGCCGCCGGTCTACAAAGAGCGACTAATGGCCCTGTCGGACCAGCGTATCAGTAAAGAGGGGGTAGTGATCATCAAAGCTCAGAGCTACCGCACGCTCGAGCTGAATAAAGAGGACGCCTTGAACCGCCTCGAGGCGCTGATCAAGAGCGTGGCCAAACAGCCCAAAACGCGCCGTCCTACGAAACCTACGAAAGCCTCTCAGCGCCGCCGAGTGGACCACAAAACCCGGAAAGGCAAGCTCAAGTCGCTACGTGGTAAAGTGCCAGCCAGTGAGCGCTGA
- a CDS encoding DUF1289 domain-containing protein, translated as MPSTPRPLSPCIHVCQIEPNTQTCQGCGRTLDEIACWGSMTEAEKAPVWERIEQEGYVSS; from the coding sequence ATGCCATCGACACCTCGCCCGCTATCGCCCTGTATTCACGTATGCCAGATCGAGCCGAACACCCAAACGTGCCAGGGATGCGGGCGCACGTTGGATGAAATTGCCTGCTGGGGAAGCATGACCGAGGCCGAGAAGGCCCCGGTGTGGGAACGAATCGAACAGGAGGGCTACGTCTCTTCGTGA
- a CDS encoding proline racemase family protein — protein MKNLHTIRLLDTHAGGDVSRIVTGGIDALPGATVRQQMEYLRDDADGLRRLLLEEPYGIPEMSVDLLVPATDPEAVAGYIIMEVMGYPIYSGSNTLCTATAVLETGIVPKQEGIQRFKLEAPAGLVQIEARVHNGVVESVTCEGLPSYIDTYRDTIQVPGIGEVTYSVAYSGGFYALVDAEALGFKLVRDEEQALAACAYKIVEAIKAQRGFSHYTLGDVGPLPFLHFMGPEEPIAEGYIRSRSTTYVHPGVICRSTTGTGTSARLALMNYEGRLSLGDKLETVSLRETGFIGTFTGTHQEGAYQVVENTITGRSYVLAESSIVINCDDPMVACGELHHILSDRHHEET, from the coding sequence GTGAAAAACCTGCATACGATTCGATTGTTGGACACCCATGCCGGGGGAGATGTCAGCCGCATCGTCACGGGCGGCATCGATGCATTGCCCGGTGCGACGGTGCGTCAACAGATGGAGTACCTGCGCGACGACGCCGACGGGTTGCGCCGTTTGTTGTTAGAAGAGCCCTACGGCATTCCCGAAATGTCGGTGGATCTCTTGGTGCCTGCCACCGACCCGGAAGCCGTGGCCGGATACATCATCATGGAAGTGATGGGCTACCCGATCTATTCCGGCTCGAACACGCTGTGCACGGCCACGGCCGTTCTGGAAACCGGCATCGTGCCCAAGCAGGAGGGAATTCAACGCTTCAAGTTAGAGGCCCCGGCAGGGCTGGTTCAAATCGAGGCCCGAGTGCACAACGGCGTGGTGGAGTCCGTGACCTGCGAAGGCCTGCCGAGCTATATCGATACCTATCGCGACACCATTCAAGTGCCAGGGATTGGGGAAGTCACCTACTCCGTCGCCTATAGTGGCGGTTTTTACGCCTTGGTCGATGCCGAGGCGTTGGGCTTCAAGCTGGTGCGTGATGAAGAGCAGGCGCTGGCGGCTTGTGCGTACAAAATCGTGGAGGCCATCAAGGCGCAACGCGGTTTCTCCCACTACACCCTAGGCGACGTGGGTCCGCTGCCTTTTCTGCACTTCATGGGGCCCGAAGAGCCGATCGCCGAAGGTTATATCCGCTCGCGGTCGACCACCTACGTGCACCCCGGCGTCATTTGCCGGAGTACCACGGGCACCGGCACGTCGGCAAGGCTAGCGCTAATGAATTACGAGGGGCGGTTGAGCCTCGGCGATAAGCTGGAAACCGTATCGCTTAGGGAAACCGGCTTCATTGGCACGTTTACCGGCACGCATCAAGAAGGGGCTTATCAAGTGGTGGAAAACACCATTACGGGACGCAGCTACGTGCTGGCGGAGTCGAGTATCGTGATCAACTGCGACGACCCGATGGTCGCCTGTGGCGAGTTGCATCATATCCTGAGTGATCGCCATCACGAAGAGACGTAG
- a CDS encoding alcohol dehydrogenase catalytic domain-containing protein produces MAHTDNSATIPATMSAMLLTGHGDVDALQYRQDVPTPTPGPGQVLVQVTATAKNNTDRKAREGLYPTKGKEDVTSFAMGGSPTLTFPRIQGADVAGRVVSVGEGVDPRRIGERGLLDFNLYADERRDINLTPDYYGHGADGGYAEYVAVPADQFHHVPNPELHDAELAAMGMCSYQTAYHMMTAANVQAGERILVSGASGGVGTALIQLCRIVGAIPYAVSQLDKADALRALGAEAVIDRGDLPTFVERVLAATDGQAIDAVMDLVGGEMTDLFIDTMIGDMQRRTTYPRLSIAGASGGNLSEIMWTRIYLYQVQIVGVSHGTREEAEQLIAWIRSGELKPVLHGAFKLSDLHQAERYFVNRGSNYLGKIVIVPDAQWDTHGAPFAITSA; encoded by the coding sequence ATGGCCCACACGGATAACAGCGCAACGATTCCGGCCACGATGTCGGCGATGCTCTTGACCGGTCACGGTGATGTCGACGCTCTGCAATACCGTCAGGACGTTCCCACGCCAACGCCCGGCCCTGGGCAGGTGCTGGTGCAAGTCACGGCGACGGCGAAAAACAACACCGACCGCAAAGCGCGCGAAGGCTTATACCCCACCAAAGGCAAAGAGGACGTGACCTCGTTTGCCATGGGTGGGTCGCCGACCCTGACGTTTCCGCGTATTCAAGGCGCTGACGTGGCAGGTCGGGTCGTTTCTGTCGGCGAGGGGGTCGATCCCCGGCGTATCGGGGAGCGCGGGCTGCTGGATTTCAATTTGTATGCCGACGAGCGTCGTGACATTAACCTGACGCCGGACTACTACGGACACGGCGCAGACGGCGGCTACGCCGAGTACGTGGCAGTGCCTGCCGACCAGTTTCACCATGTCCCCAACCCTGAGCTACACGATGCCGAGCTTGCGGCCATGGGCATGTGCTCGTATCAAACGGCCTACCACATGATGACGGCGGCCAACGTTCAGGCGGGCGAGCGTATCCTCGTCAGCGGCGCCAGCGGCGGGGTGGGCACGGCGTTGATCCAGCTATGCCGTATCGTCGGCGCGATTCCCTACGCCGTTAGCCAGCTCGATAAAGCCGACGCGCTACGTGCGTTGGGCGCAGAAGCCGTCATCGATCGAGGCGACCTGCCCACTTTCGTCGAGCGTGTGCTGGCCGCCACCGATGGTCAGGCCATCGATGCCGTCATGGATCTCGTTGGTGGCGAGATGACCGATCTGTTCATCGATACCATGATCGGCGATATGCAGCGTCGCACCACCTACCCCCGGCTCTCCATTGCCGGTGCCAGCGGCGGTAACCTCAGCGAGATCATGTGGACCCGCATCTATCTCTATCAGGTGCAGATAGTCGGCGTGTCCCACGGTACTCGGGAAGAAGCAGAGCAGTTGATAGCGTGGATACGCAGCGGTGAGTTAAAACCGGTGCTGCATGGCGCGTTCAAACTCTCTGACTTGCATCAGGCCGAGCGCTACTTCGTGAACCGAGGCAGCAACTACCTGGGGAAAATCGTCATCGTTCCCGATGCCCAGTGGGACACCCACGGTGCCCCATTTGCCATAACCTCTGCCTAG
- a CDS encoding MFS transporter has translation MLHFTSTYHRRLTWTYFGLFIAIGMTGGLLGPALPHLAEASGASMSQIAVLFTARAVGNMSGAMVTGLLMDRFNGHRVLVMMGVLAVAGLALAPLSPLLLLLTLLFMLLGFAEVSLNAGGNTLLLWLHRDAAGPNVSALHFCFSFGNMLTPLIMIAALSLTGQFHLTFWIVAASVAAMLWPLSRFVSPSMPTVDPNPASLATLKHRDPLLLGLFMLLFSLYVGIEITFAGWVTAYGTLSGLTTEQAALLATLFWLALSAGRLLAIPLLRVCSPWQVLAGCLALGLSAAAGLHLNALPPSAGALLFGLSASAFFPTLFALCNQSIVMRGRTTGAIFTAAGSGALVIPSLTGPLLDLAGAGAFPILLATLWLLIALGLLLLASRLRQLAVRQGG, from the coding sequence ATGCTTCACTTCACCTCGACGTACCATCGCCGTCTCACCTGGACCTACTTTGGCCTGTTCATTGCCATTGGGATGACCGGCGGACTGCTTGGCCCAGCACTGCCCCATTTGGCCGAGGCCAGCGGTGCCTCCATGAGCCAAATCGCCGTGCTGTTCACTGCACGTGCCGTTGGCAACATGAGCGGCGCCATGGTCACCGGGCTGCTCATGGATCGCTTCAACGGCCACCGCGTGTTGGTGATGATGGGCGTGCTGGCGGTAGCCGGACTGGCGCTGGCCCCGCTTAGCCCGCTTCTGCTGCTGTTGACGCTGCTGTTCATGCTGCTGGGATTTGCGGAGGTATCGCTCAACGCGGGCGGGAACACGCTGCTTTTGTGGCTGCACCGAGACGCAGCGGGCCCCAATGTAAGCGCGCTGCACTTCTGTTTCAGTTTCGGCAACATGCTCACGCCGCTGATCATGATTGCTGCGCTATCCCTCACCGGACAGTTTCACCTCACGTTTTGGATCGTCGCGGCCAGCGTGGCTGCCATGCTGTGGCCGCTGTCACGCTTCGTCAGCCCGTCCATGCCCACCGTTGACCCTAATCCCGCGTCCTTGGCTACGCTCAAACACCGCGACCCGCTCTTGCTGGGACTATTCATGCTACTGTTTTCTCTTTATGTGGGCATCGAAATTACGTTCGCCGGCTGGGTCACCGCATACGGTACGCTCTCTGGATTAACCACCGAGCAGGCGGCGTTGCTGGCAACGCTGTTCTGGCTGGCGCTCTCGGCGGGACGCCTGCTCGCCATCCCGCTACTACGCGTTTGCTCACCTTGGCAGGTGCTCGCTGGCTGCCTAGCGCTGGGGCTGAGCGCAGCGGCAGGTCTGCACCTCAACGCGCTGCCGCCAAGCGCTGGCGCGCTGCTGTTTGGCCTCTCCGCCTCGGCGTTTTTCCCTACGCTGTTTGCACTGTGCAACCAGTCGATCGTCATGCGCGGGCGCACCACCGGCGCCATCTTTACCGCCGCGGGCAGCGGGGCGCTGGTCATTCCGTCACTGACCGGCCCGCTGCTGGATTTGGCGGGTGCGGGGGCGTTTCCTATATTGTTGGCCACGCTTTGGCTACTGATTGCGCTGGGGCTCTTACTGTTGGCCAGTCGTCTGCGGCAATTGGCGGTTCGACAAGGGGGTTAA